The following proteins are encoded in a genomic region of Hippoglossus hippoglossus isolate fHipHip1 chromosome 3, fHipHip1.pri, whole genome shotgun sequence:
- the uacab gene encoding uveal autoantigen with coiled-coil domains and ankyrin repeats isoform X2, with protein MKSLKYRLKKHEVTITNTDWNKYDDRLMKAVERGEVDKVAAVLGKKGIIPTKLDVEGRSAFHLAATRGHQDCLNLILGHNVDVTATDATGKNALHLASRNGHSLCVQKLLQHNSPVGNVDLQGRTALHDAVMAGCSSSVKLLSDSGASVNATDFDGRTPLVLATQMCHSRICHLLLERGADITIRDKQNKTALILGCEYGCKDAVEVLLKSGADVKAVDGLGHDTFHYARLSKNQELVAMVKSYFDKATRDKETAKMEQWKRQHSVERAEASEVNRRDQIINDLEKQNDTLQESLRKYHQEQRTLLDKVNMLQQQLSQEKMAAEDTQKEKDHLKVLLSAKEREEGARGPETVKVQLRSTLGDYSGQSVIKGKENILIKQTHSLDSDQLLQHPAMLRSLSRSGEKSPPAVGWDLSGELDSLRHELETVKRRQHAAEEETARLQSALNRKNRECQELVQNRDAIQRQADQQIQELEDALGDVQKRMLDSECKVKQLQAHVVAVKEHMGGQATEELRVQLQDVKAKYEGASAEVGRVRNRLKQSEKALEEYKTSENQLATEAERLTQDVGVLTAEREELAEALVEMETKLKESQIKHGNTVPAEKFDNMKNLLTNAVDEKERQLAELREDYDRVLEEVADLHRKLDSPSSQGGSGGMSAEEQQRIRAALEEQNASLKRKLVDVTAKSQALIQEVEESEEERDILREQLDELNSRIEMDFLPIKNHEEARRNMVTALEDLEDKLIEASERYGKAEGQVQQLQTERATLQENIRSFQTSREKHQSETEGLKCQNADLTKKHELLQKKCEDRDKECVQLTTQSQTLKQSLEGEYISRQRHEQVKMELSSTLESVKAEMMKLETKEKESAEEFKYSKEGNEKLKDELEKVLFDVKQNYMSIKDHRATTDHLNAAVVGAENRAKEVSDMYVLAQEETVKLTQELEAQKKELDTIQEAIQSKFIPLTAAEEKEHSYSAQVKELHAKLMGMEEKYNRERSAGEGSKQEKEKLKLEIESVQQRLDTALVTGEKHKEVEEGLVGKFEELSQTLVRLEQQHEEVTYQKADLQDQNALCNSQIQNLQERLKSELTRISTYDTELKALNDAMQQAQSDCKKAREARQEEAQRVGALQKELQELRGDQASLLQQQTKGEEAMDAEVARLQLALREEEENNAQRAEDVSALQSELLQATQALEEIRYKEDQMNQLRKDKQQLEEEAANLSNKLLSLAEECEEAHQEAAGAREGESKARVEREALQEKGCAIEREIRELKERYDESLSTICDLQRRIQTSAQQTDAKDKKITELLTDVERLKQALNGLSQLAYTSNAPNKRQTQQIDTLHGQIKNLQQELADAETQHREVVSIYRTHLLSAAQGHMDEDVQAALLQIIRMRQEFVC; from the exons AACACAGACTGGAACAAGTATGATGATCGGCTGATGAAGGCGGTGGAACGGGGCGAAGTGGATAAGGTGGCTGCTGTTCTCGGGAAGAAGGGCATCATCCCCACTAAGCTCGACGTGGAAGGCCGCTCTGC GTTTCATTTGGCTGCGACACGAGGACACCAAGACTGTCTCAATCTCATCCTGGGACACAACGTTGATGTCACCGCGACTGATGCCACAG GTAAAAATGCTCTTCATCTGGCTTCAAGAAACGGACACTCGCTGTGTGTGCAGAAGCTcctgcag CACAACAGTCCAGTTGGAAATGTGGACCTACAAGGAAGAACAGCTCTACATGATGCTG tcaTGGCCGGCTGCTCATCCAGCGTGAAACTTCTTTCTGACAGCGGAGCATCTGTGAATGCCACTGATTTT gaTGGCAGGACACCTTTGGTGCTGGCAACCCAGATGTGCCATTCACGCATCTGTCACCTGCTGCTGGAGCGAGGGGCTGACATCACCATACGGGACAAGCAAAACAA GACGGCGCTGATTCTGGGCTGTGAGTACGGCTGCAAGGACGCGGTGGAGGTGCTGCTGAAAAGCGGCGCTGACGTGAAGGCGGTCGATGGCTTGGGTCATGATACATTTCACTACGCACGCCTCAGCAAGAACCAGGAGCTTGTTGCAATGGTCAAAAGTTACTTCGACAAAGCCACCAGAG ATAAAGAAACTGCAAAGATGGAACAGTGGAAGCGACAG CACTCAGTGGAGCGAGCAGAGGCTTCCGAGGTTAACAGGAGGGATCAGATCATAAAC gacCTGGAGAAACAGAACGACACCCTGCAGGAAAGTCTCAGGAAGTACCACCAGGAGCAGAGGACCCTGTTGGATAAGGTCAACATGCTACAGCAACAGCTCTCACAG GAAAAAATGGCAGCTGAAGACACTCAAAAAGAG AAGGATCACTTGAAAGTGTTGCTCAGTGCCAAAGAACGAGAGGAAGGGGCTCGAGGCCCAGAGACTGTCAAAGTCCAGCTTCGGAGTACTTTG GGGGACTACTCTGGGCAGTCGGTTATCAAAG gcaaagaaaacattttgatcAAACAAACTCACAGCTTGGATTCTGATCAG ttgCTCCAGCATCCTGCCATGTTGCGTTCACTGTCCAGATCCGGAGAGAAGAGTCCTCCAGCTGTAGGATGGGACCTCTCTGGTGAACTGGATTCCCTCCGACATGAACTTGAGACAGTCAAAAGAAGACAACATGCGGCAGAGGAAGAGACGGCGCGGCTTCAATCCGCCCTGAACCGTAAAAACCGAGAGTGCCAAGAGCTGGTTCAAAACCGAGACGCCATCCAGAGGCAGGCTGACCAGCAGATTCAAGAACTCGAGGACGCCTTGGGAGACGTCCAGAAGAGGATGCTGGACTCTGAGTGTAAGGTCAAACAGCTGCAAGCCCATGTAGTCGCTGTTAAGGAACACATGGGCGGCCAGGCCACAGAAGAACTGCGGGTCCAGCTCCAGGATGTCAAAGCCAAGTATGAAGGTGCTTCAGCGGAAGTGGGTCGCGTTCGTAACCGACTGAAACAGAGCGAGAAGGCCTTAGAGGAGTACAAGACCAGCGAAAACCAGTTAGCAACTGAGGCAGAGAGGCTGACCCAAGATGTGGGAGTTCTGACTGCAGAACGAGAAGAACTTGCTGAAGCCCTTGTAGAAATGGAAACCAAGTTGAAGGAGAGCCAGATTAAACATGGCAACACCGTACCAGCTGAGAAATTTGACAACATGAAAAATCTGCTGACCAATGCTGTGGATGAGAAGGAACGACAGCTCGCTGAGCTCAGGGAAGACTACGACCGGGTGCTGGAGGAAGTGGCAGATCTCCATCGAAAACTGGACAGTCCCTCATCCCAGGGAGGATCAGGAGGGATGTCAGCCGAGGAGCAACAGAGGATACGAGCGGCTCTCGAAGAGCAAAATGCTtcactgaaaagaaaactggTGGATGTGACCGCCAAAAGCCAGGCCCTAATtcaagaggtggaggagagtgaggaggaaagagataTCCTACGAGAACAGCTTGATGAGCTCAACAGCAGGATTGAAATGGACTTTTTACCTATAAAGAATCACGAAGAAGCTCGGAGGAACATGGTAACAGCTCTGGAGGACCTGGAAGACAAACTAATAGAAGCTAGTGAACGTTACGGAAAAGCAGAGGGACAAGTCCAGCAGCTTCAGACCGAGAGAGCCACGCTGCAAGAAAACATCAGGAGTTTCCAAACTTCCAGAGAGAAACACCAGAGTGAAACGGAAGGTTTGAAGTGTCAGAATGCCGATCTGACGAAGAAACATGAACTGCTACAGAAGAAATGTGAAGACAGAGATAAAGAGTGCGTACAGCTGACCACACAGAGCCAGACTCTGAAGCAGAGCCTGGAGGGGGAGTATATTTCCAGACAACGGCACGAGCAAGTGAAGATGGAGTTAAGTTCCACCTTAGAAAGTGTTAAAGCTGAGATGATGAAGTTGGAGACcaaggaaaaagaaagtgcGGAAGAATTTAAGTATTCGAaagaaggaaatgaaaagttGAAAGATGAGTTGGAAAAGGTTCTGTTTGACGTGAAACAGAACTATATGAGCATAAAAGACCACAGAGCGACCACAGACCATCTGAACGCTGCTGTGGTTGGGGCAGAGAATAGAGCAAAAGAAGTGTCAGATATGTATGTGTTGGCGCAGGAGGAAACAGTAAAGCTTACCCAAGAATTAGAGGCCCAGAAGAAAGAACTTGATACCATCCAGGAGGCAATTCAGTCCAAGTTTATTccactgacagcagctgagGAGAAAGAACACTCCTACAGTGCCCAGGTGAAGGAGCTGCATGCCAAGCTCATGGGAATGGAAGAGAAGTACAACAGAGAACGATCTGCTGGAGAGGGCAGcaagcaggagaaagagaagctAAAACTTGAGATTGAATCTGTTCAGCAAAGACTGGACACAGCATTAGTTACTGGAGAAAAGCACAAGGAAGTGGAGGAAGGGTTGGTGGGTAAATTTGAGGAATTGAGTCAGACGTTGGTCAGATTAGAGCAGCAGCACGAGGAGGTTACATATCAGAAAGCCGATCTTCAAGACCAGAACGCTCTATGCAACTCTCAGATCCAGAATCTCCAGGAGCGTCTGAAATCAGAGTTGACCCGTATATCAACGTATGACACGGAGCTCAAAGCCCTCAACGACGCCATGCAGCAAGCCCAGTCCGACTGCAAGAAAGCAAGAGAGGCTCGGCAGGAGGAGGCCCAGAGGGTTGGTGCCCTACagaaagagctgcaggagctcCGTGGGGATCAGGCGTCTCTGCTACAACAACAGACCAAGGGAGAGGAAGCCATGGACGCTGAAGTCGCTCGGCTACAACTGGCTCTccgtgaggaggaggagaacaacgCCCAGAGGGCTGAAGATGTGTCCGCCCTGCAATCTGAGCTCCTGCAGGCCACACAGGCTCTGGAGGAGATTCGCTACAAGGAAGACCAAATGAACCAGCTGAGGAAAGacaagcagcagctggaggaggaggcggccaACCTCAGCAACAAGCTACTGAGCTTAGCGGAAGAGTGTGAGGAGGCCCatcaggaggctgcaggagcacGAGAGGGCGAGAGCAAGGCCAGGGTGGAGAGGGAGGCTCTCCAGGAGAAGGGATGTGCCATCGAGAGAGAAATCAGAGAGCTGAAGGAGAGATACGACGAGTCGCTGAGCACCATCTGTGATCTTCAGAGGAGGATTCAGACTTCAGCTCAGCAGACTGACGCTAAAGACAAGAAG aTCACAGAGTTGCTGACGGACGTGGAGCGATTGAAGCAGGCACTGAACGGTCTGTCCCAGCTGGCGTACACCAGCAACGCACCCAATAAGAGGCAGACGCAGCAAATCGACACACTCCACGGCCAGATCAAGAACCTACAGCAGGAGCTGGCT GATGCTGAGACGCAACACAGGGAGGTGGTTTCAATTTATCGAACTCATCTCCTCAGTGCAGCGCAG GGTCACATGGATGAGGACGTCCAGGCCGCCTTACTGCAGATCATCCGCATGAGGCAGGAGTTTGTGTGTTGA
- the uacab gene encoding uveal autoantigen with coiled-coil domains and ankyrin repeats protein isoform X1 produces the protein MASFSVARCKDQLHSPKMSRWLKCTSMHFNTDWNKYDDRLMKAVERGEVDKVAAVLGKKGIIPTKLDVEGRSAFHLAATRGHQDCLNLILGHNVDVTATDATGKNALHLASRNGHSLCVQKLLQHNSPVGNVDLQGRTALHDAVMAGCSSSVKLLSDSGASVNATDFDGRTPLVLATQMCHSRICHLLLERGADITIRDKQNKTALILGCEYGCKDAVEVLLKSGADVKAVDGLGHDTFHYARLSKNQELVAMVKSYFDKATRDKETAKMEQWKRQHSVERAEASEVNRRDQIINDLEKQNDTLQESLRKYHQEQRTLLDKVNMLQQQLSQEKMAAEDTQKEKDHLKVLLSAKEREEGARGPETVKVQLRSTLGDYSGQSVIKGKENILIKQTHSLDSDQLLQHPAMLRSLSRSGEKSPPAVGWDLSGELDSLRHELETVKRRQHAAEEETARLQSALNRKNRECQELVQNRDAIQRQADQQIQELEDALGDVQKRMLDSECKVKQLQAHVVAVKEHMGGQATEELRVQLQDVKAKYEGASAEVGRVRNRLKQSEKALEEYKTSENQLATEAERLTQDVGVLTAEREELAEALVEMETKLKESQIKHGNTVPAEKFDNMKNLLTNAVDEKERQLAELREDYDRVLEEVADLHRKLDSPSSQGGSGGMSAEEQQRIRAALEEQNASLKRKLVDVTAKSQALIQEVEESEEERDILREQLDELNSRIEMDFLPIKNHEEARRNMVTALEDLEDKLIEASERYGKAEGQVQQLQTERATLQENIRSFQTSREKHQSETEGLKCQNADLTKKHELLQKKCEDRDKECVQLTTQSQTLKQSLEGEYISRQRHEQVKMELSSTLESVKAEMMKLETKEKESAEEFKYSKEGNEKLKDELEKVLFDVKQNYMSIKDHRATTDHLNAAVVGAENRAKEVSDMYVLAQEETVKLTQELEAQKKELDTIQEAIQSKFIPLTAAEEKEHSYSAQVKELHAKLMGMEEKYNRERSAGEGSKQEKEKLKLEIESVQQRLDTALVTGEKHKEVEEGLVGKFEELSQTLVRLEQQHEEVTYQKADLQDQNALCNSQIQNLQERLKSELTRISTYDTELKALNDAMQQAQSDCKKAREARQEEAQRVGALQKELQELRGDQASLLQQQTKGEEAMDAEVARLQLALREEEENNAQRAEDVSALQSELLQATQALEEIRYKEDQMNQLRKDKQQLEEEAANLSNKLLSLAEECEEAHQEAAGAREGESKARVEREALQEKGCAIEREIRELKERYDESLSTICDLQRRIQTSAQQTDAKDKKITELLTDVERLKQALNGLSQLAYTSNAPNKRQTQQIDTLHGQIKNLQQELADAETQHREVVSIYRTHLLSAAQGHMDEDVQAALLQIIRMRQEFVC, from the exons AACACAGACTGGAACAAGTATGATGATCGGCTGATGAAGGCGGTGGAACGGGGCGAAGTGGATAAGGTGGCTGCTGTTCTCGGGAAGAAGGGCATCATCCCCACTAAGCTCGACGTGGAAGGCCGCTCTGC GTTTCATTTGGCTGCGACACGAGGACACCAAGACTGTCTCAATCTCATCCTGGGACACAACGTTGATGTCACCGCGACTGATGCCACAG GTAAAAATGCTCTTCATCTGGCTTCAAGAAACGGACACTCGCTGTGTGTGCAGAAGCTcctgcag CACAACAGTCCAGTTGGAAATGTGGACCTACAAGGAAGAACAGCTCTACATGATGCTG tcaTGGCCGGCTGCTCATCCAGCGTGAAACTTCTTTCTGACAGCGGAGCATCTGTGAATGCCACTGATTTT gaTGGCAGGACACCTTTGGTGCTGGCAACCCAGATGTGCCATTCACGCATCTGTCACCTGCTGCTGGAGCGAGGGGCTGACATCACCATACGGGACAAGCAAAACAA GACGGCGCTGATTCTGGGCTGTGAGTACGGCTGCAAGGACGCGGTGGAGGTGCTGCTGAAAAGCGGCGCTGACGTGAAGGCGGTCGATGGCTTGGGTCATGATACATTTCACTACGCACGCCTCAGCAAGAACCAGGAGCTTGTTGCAATGGTCAAAAGTTACTTCGACAAAGCCACCAGAG ATAAAGAAACTGCAAAGATGGAACAGTGGAAGCGACAG CACTCAGTGGAGCGAGCAGAGGCTTCCGAGGTTAACAGGAGGGATCAGATCATAAAC gacCTGGAGAAACAGAACGACACCCTGCAGGAAAGTCTCAGGAAGTACCACCAGGAGCAGAGGACCCTGTTGGATAAGGTCAACATGCTACAGCAACAGCTCTCACAG GAAAAAATGGCAGCTGAAGACACTCAAAAAGAG AAGGATCACTTGAAAGTGTTGCTCAGTGCCAAAGAACGAGAGGAAGGGGCTCGAGGCCCAGAGACTGTCAAAGTCCAGCTTCGGAGTACTTTG GGGGACTACTCTGGGCAGTCGGTTATCAAAG gcaaagaaaacattttgatcAAACAAACTCACAGCTTGGATTCTGATCAG ttgCTCCAGCATCCTGCCATGTTGCGTTCACTGTCCAGATCCGGAGAGAAGAGTCCTCCAGCTGTAGGATGGGACCTCTCTGGTGAACTGGATTCCCTCCGACATGAACTTGAGACAGTCAAAAGAAGACAACATGCGGCAGAGGAAGAGACGGCGCGGCTTCAATCCGCCCTGAACCGTAAAAACCGAGAGTGCCAAGAGCTGGTTCAAAACCGAGACGCCATCCAGAGGCAGGCTGACCAGCAGATTCAAGAACTCGAGGACGCCTTGGGAGACGTCCAGAAGAGGATGCTGGACTCTGAGTGTAAGGTCAAACAGCTGCAAGCCCATGTAGTCGCTGTTAAGGAACACATGGGCGGCCAGGCCACAGAAGAACTGCGGGTCCAGCTCCAGGATGTCAAAGCCAAGTATGAAGGTGCTTCAGCGGAAGTGGGTCGCGTTCGTAACCGACTGAAACAGAGCGAGAAGGCCTTAGAGGAGTACAAGACCAGCGAAAACCAGTTAGCAACTGAGGCAGAGAGGCTGACCCAAGATGTGGGAGTTCTGACTGCAGAACGAGAAGAACTTGCTGAAGCCCTTGTAGAAATGGAAACCAAGTTGAAGGAGAGCCAGATTAAACATGGCAACACCGTACCAGCTGAGAAATTTGACAACATGAAAAATCTGCTGACCAATGCTGTGGATGAGAAGGAACGACAGCTCGCTGAGCTCAGGGAAGACTACGACCGGGTGCTGGAGGAAGTGGCAGATCTCCATCGAAAACTGGACAGTCCCTCATCCCAGGGAGGATCAGGAGGGATGTCAGCCGAGGAGCAACAGAGGATACGAGCGGCTCTCGAAGAGCAAAATGCTtcactgaaaagaaaactggTGGATGTGACCGCCAAAAGCCAGGCCCTAATtcaagaggtggaggagagtgaggaggaaagagataTCCTACGAGAACAGCTTGATGAGCTCAACAGCAGGATTGAAATGGACTTTTTACCTATAAAGAATCACGAAGAAGCTCGGAGGAACATGGTAACAGCTCTGGAGGACCTGGAAGACAAACTAATAGAAGCTAGTGAACGTTACGGAAAAGCAGAGGGACAAGTCCAGCAGCTTCAGACCGAGAGAGCCACGCTGCAAGAAAACATCAGGAGTTTCCAAACTTCCAGAGAGAAACACCAGAGTGAAACGGAAGGTTTGAAGTGTCAGAATGCCGATCTGACGAAGAAACATGAACTGCTACAGAAGAAATGTGAAGACAGAGATAAAGAGTGCGTACAGCTGACCACACAGAGCCAGACTCTGAAGCAGAGCCTGGAGGGGGAGTATATTTCCAGACAACGGCACGAGCAAGTGAAGATGGAGTTAAGTTCCACCTTAGAAAGTGTTAAAGCTGAGATGATGAAGTTGGAGACcaaggaaaaagaaagtgcGGAAGAATTTAAGTATTCGAaagaaggaaatgaaaagttGAAAGATGAGTTGGAAAAGGTTCTGTTTGACGTGAAACAGAACTATATGAGCATAAAAGACCACAGAGCGACCACAGACCATCTGAACGCTGCTGTGGTTGGGGCAGAGAATAGAGCAAAAGAAGTGTCAGATATGTATGTGTTGGCGCAGGAGGAAACAGTAAAGCTTACCCAAGAATTAGAGGCCCAGAAGAAAGAACTTGATACCATCCAGGAGGCAATTCAGTCCAAGTTTATTccactgacagcagctgagGAGAAAGAACACTCCTACAGTGCCCAGGTGAAGGAGCTGCATGCCAAGCTCATGGGAATGGAAGAGAAGTACAACAGAGAACGATCTGCTGGAGAGGGCAGcaagcaggagaaagagaagctAAAACTTGAGATTGAATCTGTTCAGCAAAGACTGGACACAGCATTAGTTACTGGAGAAAAGCACAAGGAAGTGGAGGAAGGGTTGGTGGGTAAATTTGAGGAATTGAGTCAGACGTTGGTCAGATTAGAGCAGCAGCACGAGGAGGTTACATATCAGAAAGCCGATCTTCAAGACCAGAACGCTCTATGCAACTCTCAGATCCAGAATCTCCAGGAGCGTCTGAAATCAGAGTTGACCCGTATATCAACGTATGACACGGAGCTCAAAGCCCTCAACGACGCCATGCAGCAAGCCCAGTCCGACTGCAAGAAAGCAAGAGAGGCTCGGCAGGAGGAGGCCCAGAGGGTTGGTGCCCTACagaaagagctgcaggagctcCGTGGGGATCAGGCGTCTCTGCTACAACAACAGACCAAGGGAGAGGAAGCCATGGACGCTGAAGTCGCTCGGCTACAACTGGCTCTccgtgaggaggaggagaacaacgCCCAGAGGGCTGAAGATGTGTCCGCCCTGCAATCTGAGCTCCTGCAGGCCACACAGGCTCTGGAGGAGATTCGCTACAAGGAAGACCAAATGAACCAGCTGAGGAAAGacaagcagcagctggaggaggaggcggccaACCTCAGCAACAAGCTACTGAGCTTAGCGGAAGAGTGTGAGGAGGCCCatcaggaggctgcaggagcacGAGAGGGCGAGAGCAAGGCCAGGGTGGAGAGGGAGGCTCTCCAGGAGAAGGGATGTGCCATCGAGAGAGAAATCAGAGAGCTGAAGGAGAGATACGACGAGTCGCTGAGCACCATCTGTGATCTTCAGAGGAGGATTCAGACTTCAGCTCAGCAGACTGACGCTAAAGACAAGAAG aTCACAGAGTTGCTGACGGACGTGGAGCGATTGAAGCAGGCACTGAACGGTCTGTCCCAGCTGGCGTACACCAGCAACGCACCCAATAAGAGGCAGACGCAGCAAATCGACACACTCCACGGCCAGATCAAGAACCTACAGCAGGAGCTGGCT GATGCTGAGACGCAACACAGGGAGGTGGTTTCAATTTATCGAACTCATCTCCTCAGTGCAGCGCAG GGTCACATGGATGAGGACGTCCAGGCCGCCTTACTGCAGATCATCCGCATGAGGCAGGAGTTTGTGTGTTGA